A DNA window from Vanessa cardui chromosome 16, ilVanCard2.1, whole genome shotgun sequence contains the following coding sequences:
- the LOC124536139 gene encoding actin-related protein 2/3 complex subunit 1A-B, whose product MSQTLTFGDSCAPITCHAWNKDRNQIAFSPNNNEVHIYQKEGSEWKQTDNLVEHDMRVMGIDWAPNTNRIVTCSVDRNAYVWTQGDDGKWTTTLVLLRINRAATCVKWSPMENKFAVGSGARLISICYFEKENNWWVSKHIKKPIRSTVTTLDWHPNNILLVAGSTDFKVRVFSAYIKDIEDQPGPNVWGSKLPLGQLLAEFPSAGSGWVHSVSFSADGNKVAWVGHDSSINVADATQGKTVIKLKTEYLPFLGCIWISNNTLIVAGHSCIPLLYCHEGDEIKFVAKLDNTQRKESGGLSAMKKFQSLDRQARIETSDTYLDSIHQNAITCINLYKGTKADAVKFSTSGLDGQLVIWDLRSIESLEDLRIH is encoded by the exons ATGTCTCAAACCCTCACTTTCGGTGACTCATGCGCTCCGATAACATGTCATGCTTGGAATAAGGATAGAAACC AAATAGCTTTCTCGCCTAACAACAATGAAGTCCACATATACCAGAAAGAAGGAAGTGAGTGGAAGCAGACAGATAATCTTGTCGAGCATGATATGAGAGTGATGGGTATAGATTGGGCTCCTAACACCAATAGAATTGTTACTTGCTCTGTTGACCGTAATGCTTATGTTTGGACTCAAGGAGATGATGGAAAGTGGACGACAACTCTCGTTTTATTGCGTATTAACCGCGCCGCTACTTGCGTCAAGTGGTCTCCGATGGAAAATAAGTTTGCCGTAGGGTCGGGGGCACGATTGATCTCCATCTGCTACTTTGAGAAAGAGAATAACTGGTGGGTATCCAAGCATATCAAAAAACCTATTCGCTCCACTGTGACTACTCTGGACTGGCATCCAAATAATATCCTTCTAGTGGCTGGATCTACCGATTTTAAGGTCAGGGTATTCTCGGCTTATATTAAGGATATTGAAGACCAACCTGGACCAAATGTTTGGGGTTCCAAACTTCCATTGGGTCAGCTTTTAGCCGAGTTCCCTTCAGCTGGAAGTGGTTGGGTGCACAGTGTGTCTTTTTCGGCTGATGGTAATAAAGTGGCCTGGGTGGGACATGATAGTTCCATCAATGTTGCTGATGCTACTCAAGGCAAAACTGTAATTAAACTCAAGACTGAATACTTGCCATTCTTGGGGTGTATTTGGATATCTAATAATACTCTCATTGTGGCAGGACATAGCTGCATTCCTTTACTTTACTGCCATGAAGgcgatgaaattaaatttgttgcCAAATTAGACAATACTCAGAGAAAAGAGTCGGGAGGTTTGTCTGCCATGAAGAAGTTCCAATCGCTTGATCGTCAAGCTCGTATTGAGACAAGTGACACATATTTGGATTCTATCCACCAAAATGCTATCACTTGCATTAATCTTTACAAAGGAACTAAGGCAGATGCTGTCAAGTTTAGTACTTCAGGACTAGATGGTCAGCTAGTCATTTGGGACCTCAGGTCTATCGAGTCGCTTGAGGATCTGAGGATTCACTAA
- the LOC124536138 gene encoding brefeldin A-inhibited guanine nucleotide-exchange protein 1, with translation MQTNLKTKEMFIVRALEKILADKDIKRSYHSQLKKSCEVALEDIKAELKNGGQVESPESPTSGTLPLPKNDASNIITAEKYFLPFELACQSKASRIVVTALDCLQKLIAYGHLTGNIPDSTTPRKLLIDRIVETICSCFNGPQTDEGVQLQIIKALLTVITSQHVEVHEGTVLLAVRTCYNIYLASKNLINQTTARATLTQMLNVIFTKMENQALESEANSSNPICDSYHKIPNGNVIMEETANQVHEESKEVTPVTEVVDEVLEAKIIAQQIVDSVIDNAVTIATKKTSEEHSQNGPDNNENPSDSQDSGSVSQESNGQINIESTMTRIPSQESVDVASENDNSVTAKFTHVLQKDAFLVFRALCKLSMKPLPDGTPDPKSHELRSKILSLHLLLSILQNAGPVFRNNEMFITAIKQYLCVALSKNGVSSVPEVFELSLAIFLALLQNFKVHLKKQIEVFFKEIFMNILETTSSSFEHKWMVIQALTRICGDAQSVVDIYVNYDCDLSAANLFQRLVNDVSKIAQGRQALELGATPNQEKSMRIRGLECLVSILKCMVEWSKELYINPNMQTTLGERPIKEDTDRQSIKSHGGSSLSLVSTGSSNIGNRETLDSPEQFEVLKQQKEVWETGIELFNRKPKKGVSFLQEQGLLGTSTKEIAEWLLTDERLDKIFIGEYLGENDDHSKEVMYAYVDSMKFSNMDIVAALRHFLEGFRLPGEAQKIDRLMEKFAARYCECNLTNTLFMSADTVYVLAFSIIMLTTDLHSPQVKTKMTKEQYIKLNSGISDNNDLPREYLSQIYDEIAGHEIKMKNTNKPGKHMISNEKKRKLIWNMEMEQISTAAKNLMESVSHVQTHFTTAKHVEHVRPMFKMAWTPFLAAFSVGLQDCDDPEIASLCLDGIRCAIRIACIFHMSLERDAYVQALARFTLLTANSPITEMKAKNIDTIKTLITVAHTDGNYLGYSWFDVVKCISQLELAQLIGTGVRPQFLSGSGIKPQPDSLKFSLMTLDPSVKEHIGETSSQSVVVAVDRIFTGSTRLDGNAIVDFVKALCQVSLDELSHPTNPRMFSLQKIVEISYYNMGRIRLQWSRIWQVLGDHFNKVGCSANEDISFFAVDSLRQLSMKFIEKGEFANFKFQKDFLRPFEHIMKKNSSPTIRDMVVRCIAQMVNSQAPNIKSGWKNIFSVFHLAASDQDEAIVDLAFQTTGKIITELYEKQFPAMIDSFQDAVKCLSEFACNAKFPDTSMEAIRLVRSCASAVGTSPQLFAEHAGLEGEQGAPEVDRVWLRGWFPLLFSLSCVVSRCKLDVRTRGLTVLFEIIKTHGESFRPHWWRDLFNILFRIFDNMKLPEHQLEKNEWMTTTCNHALYAIVDVFTQYFDILGSLLLEQLYAQLHWCVQQDNEQLARSGTNCLENLVISNGTKYDEETWNKTCQIMLDIFNSTLPTTLLTWKPEEGEDGEAPQVRHGILKKPQGGDEVKSSNRIFNSLLIKCVVQLELIQTIDNIVFYPATSRKEDAETLALAAAELTGGTPGTEQECQREEQGMYRLLSSPHLLRLVECLMCSHRFAKTFNTNNAQRNVLWKANFKGSVKPNMLKQETQSLACVLRILFKMYSDEARRSHWPAVQKSLITISCEALEYFGSLTNEAHRDAWTSILLLILTRILKMPDERFAAHVSSYYPVLCEITCFDLKPELRSVLRRVFIRIGPVFNIISNTQ, from the exons ATGCAAaccaatcttaaaactaaagAAATGTTTATAGTCAGAGCTTTGGAAAAGATACTAGCCGATAAGGACATCAAGAGATCCTATCACAGTCAATTGAAAAAGTCGTGCGAAGTTGCTTTAG AGGATATAAAAGCTGAATTGAAAAATGGGGGTCAAGTTGAATCACCTGAAAGCCCAACATCTGGCACACTCCCTTTACCAAAAAATGACGCTTCCAACATTATTACCGCAGAAAAATATTTCCTTCCCTTTGAATTGGCTTGCCAAAGCAAAGCATCTCGTATAGTTGTAACAGCTCTGGATTGCCTCCAGAAACTTATTGCTTATGGTCATCTCACTGGTAACATTCCTGATTCAACCACACCTCGCAAACTCTTAATTGATAGAATAGTCGAAACCATTTGCAGTTGTTTCAATGGCCCTCAAACAGACGAAGGTGTCCAACTTCAAATAATCAAAGCCCTCCTAACTGTGATAACTAGCCAACATGTTGAAGTGCATGAAGGTACAGTGCTCTTGGCTGTTAGAACctgttataacatttatttggcAAGTAAGAATCTTATTAATCAAACAACTGCACGAGCTACTCTAACTCaaatgttaaatgttatttttaccaAAATGGAAAACCAGGCTTTAGAATCAGAAGCAAACAGCTCTAATCCTATTTGTGATAGTTACCATAAAATACCTAATGGAAATGTAATAATGGAGGAAACAGCCAATCAAGTCCACGAAGAAAGTAAGGAAGTAACACCAGTAACTGAAGTAGTAGATGAGGTGTTAGAAGCAAAAATTATAGCTCAGCAAATAGTTGACTCTGTTATTGATAATGCAGTTACAATTGCTACTAAGAAAACTTCAGAAGAACATAGCCAAAATGGTCCAGACAATAATGAAAATCCATCAGATTCACAAGATAGTGGCAGTGTTTCTCAAGAGAGCAACGgtcaaattaatattgaatcaaCAATGACGAGGATTCCATCACAAGAAAGTGTTGATGTTGCATCAGAAAATGATAATTCAGTGACAGCTAAGTTCACACATGTTTTACAAAAGGATGCTTTTCTTGTTTTTAGGGCATTATGCAAACTTTCAATGAAACCTTTACCTGATGGTACTCCTGACCCAAAATCACATGAATTGAGATCCAAAATTCTCTCCTTACATTTACTTCTATCCATACTGCAAAACGCTGGTCCTGTTTTTAGAAATAATGAGATGTTTATAACTGCAATAAAGCAATATCTATGTGTTGCTTTATCTAAAAATGGAGTCAGTTCTGTACCTGAAGTATTTGAACTCTCCCTAGCAATCTTCTTGGCCTTGCTACAAAACTTtaaagttcatttaaaaaagcAAATTGAAGTATTCTTTAAAGAAATTTTCATGAACATTTTGGAAACCACTAGCTCATCATTTGAACATAAATGGATGGTGATTCAAGCTCTGACAAGAATATGTGGTGATGCCCAAAGTGTAGTTGATATTTATGTCAACTATGATTGTGATTTATCAGCTGCTAATCTTTTTCAAAGGCTTGTTAATGATGTTTCTAAGATAGCTCAAGGAAGACAGGCTTTGGAACTTGGAGCGACACCTAATCAAGAAAAATCTATGCGAATTCGAGGACTAGAATGTCTTGTCTCCATATTAAAATGCATGGTAGAGTGGAGTAAAGAATTATACATCAATCCTAATATGCAAACTACATTAGGAGAACGACCAATAAAAGAGGATACAGATCGTCAAAGCATTAAATCACATGGTGGGTCAAGCCTTAGTTTGGTTTCTACGGGATCCAGCAATATTGGGAATAGGGAAACCCTGGATTCACCAGAGCAGTTTGAAGTTTTGAAACAGCAAAAAGAAGTTTGGGAAACTGGAATCGAGCTCTTCAATAGAAAACCGAAAAAAGGAGTTTCGTTTCTACAAGAGCAAGGCTTACTTGGAACATCAACTAAAGAAATAGCTGAGTGGCTATTAACTGATGAAAGGttggataaaatatttattggtgaGTATTTAGGTGAAAATGATGATCATTCCAAAGAAGTAATGTATGCGTATGTTGATTCGATGAAATTTTCTAATATGGATATTGTTGCTGCATTACGGCATTTCTTAGAAGGCTTTAGACTGCCTGGTGAAGCTCAAAAAATTGACAGATTGATGGAAAAATTCGCTGCTCGTTATTGTGAATGCAATCTtactaatacattatttatgagTGCTGATACCGTCTATGTATTAGCGTTTTCCATTATAATGCTAACAACAGATCTGCACTCACCACAAGTAAAAACTAAAATGACAAAGGAACAATACATTAAACTGAACAGTGGTATAAGCGACAATAACGACTTGCCGCGTGAGTATTTATCTCAGATTTATGATGAAATAGCAGGTCATgagattaaaatgaaaaacacgAATAAGCCTGGTAAACATATGATCTCTAACGAGAAAAAACGTAAACTGATATGGAATATGGAAATGGAGCAAATATCAACCGCAGCTAAGAATTTAATGGAGTCTGTTTCTCACGTACAAACTCATTTTACTACAGCTAAACATGTTGAACACGTGCGACCTATGTTTAAAATGGCCTGGACACCTTTCCTTGCGGCTTTCTCTGTCGGTCTCCAAGATTGTGATGATCCAGAAATTGCTTCATTATGCTTAGATGGCATACGATGCGCTATTCGAATAGCCTGTATTTTCCATATGTCACTCGAAAGAGATGCATATGTTCAAGCACTAGCCCGCTTCACTTTGCTAACAGCTAATTCACCTATTACTGAAATGAAAGCAAAAAATATTGACACAATCAAAACCCTGATAACTGTTGCACACACTGACGGTAATTATTTAGGCTATAGCTGGTTCGACGTAGTGAAATGCATTTCGCAATTAGAGTTGGCACAACTTATTGGTACAGGAGTAAGACCACAATTCTTGTCTGGATCAGGAATCAAACCTCAACCTGACTCTTTGAAATTCAGTCTCATGACGTTGGATCCAAGTGTGAAGGAGCATATAGGCGAAACAAGCTCACAGAGTGTAGTTGTGGCCGTAGATAGAATATTCACAGGATCCACAAGACTTGACGGTAATGCAATTGTCGATTTCGTCAAAGCTCTCTGTCAAGTATCATTAGATGAATTAAGTCATCCAACAAATCCTCGAATGTTCTCTCTTCAAAAAATCGTTGAAATTTCCTATTACAATATGGGCAGAATTAGGCTGCAGTGGTCTAGGATATGGCAAGTGCTAGGTGACCACTTTAATAAAGTAGGCTGCAGTGCCAATGAAGATATATCATTTTTCGCTGTGGATTCTTTGAGGCAATTATCCATGAAATTCATAGAAAAGGGCGAATTTGCTAATTTCAAGTTCCAAAAAGATTTTTTGAGACCATTTGAACACATCATGAAGAAGAATAGCTCGCCGACAATAAGAGACATGGTTGTTAGATGCATCGCTCAAATGGTCAACTCGCAGGCGCCGAACATAAAATCTGGTtggaaaaacattttttcagtATTTCATTTGGCAGCAAGTGACCAAGATGAAGCAATCGTTGACTTAGCATTCCAAACTACGGGCAAAATTATTACAGAACTGTATGAAAAACAGTTCCCCGCTATGATAGATTCCTTCCAAGATGCGGTAAAATGTTTGTCTGAATTTGCTTGCAATGCTAAATTCCCAGATACGTCCATGGAAGCTATAAGGCTAGTCAGATCCTGTGCGTCAGCGGTGGGAACATCTCCACAGCTGTTTGCTGAACACGCCGGGCTCGAAGGAGAACAAGGTGCACCCGAGGTCGACAGGGTGTGGCTGCGTGGATGGTTCCCCCTTCTCTTTTCGCTGTCATGTGTCGTCAGCCGTTGCAAACTTGACGTCCGCACTAGAGGATTAACTGTCCTCTTCGAGATTATTAAGACACACGGTGAATCATTCCGTCCTCATTGGTGGAGagatctatttaatattttgtttagaatATTTGACAATATGAAGTTACCTGAACATCAGTTAGAGAAAAACGAATGGATGACTACAACTTGCAATCACGCGTTGTATGCTATCGTCGATGTCTTCACGCAGTATTTTGACATTCTTGGTTCGCTTTTACTCGAACAACTCTATGCACAGTTACATTGGTGTGTACAGCAAGACAACGAGCAGCTGGCGAGATCGGGAACTAATTGTTTGGAAAATCTAGTCATATCGAATGGAACGAAATACGACGAAGAAACCTGGAACAAGACTTGTCAGATAATGCTAGATATATTTAACAGCACTTTGCCTACAACATTACTTACATGGAAACCTGAAGAGGGTGAAGACGGTGAAGCACCTCAAGTGCGTCATGGTATATTAAAGAAGCCGCAAGGAGGAGATGAGGTGAAATCATCGAACCGGATTTTTAACAGTCTTCTCATCAAGTGTGTAGTGCAGTTGGAACTTATACAAACAATTGATAATATCGTATTTTATCCTGCTACTTCAAGGAAGGAAGATGCTGAAACATTGGCACTGGCTGCTGCCGAATTGACCGGTGGCACTCCAGGGACTGAACAGGAATGTCAACGTGAAGAACAAGGCATGTACAGATTACTTAGCTCACCGCATTTACTACGACTCGTTGAATGTCTTATGTGCAGTCATCGATTCGCTAAAACCTTTAACACGAATAACGCGCAAAGAAATGTACTTTGGAAGGCGAATTTCAAGGGCTCTGTCAAACCTAACATGCTGAAACAGGAGACCCAGTCACTTGCTTGTGTGCTGCGAATATTGTTCAAGATGTACAGCGACGAAGCGCGTAGAAGTCACTGGCCGGCTGTACAAAAAAGCCTAATAACTATTTCTTGTGAAGCACTCGAATACTTTGGTTCGTTGACGAATGAAGCTCACAGAGACGCGTGGACATCGATACTTCTTCTCATTCTTACAAGAATACTCAAGATGCCCGATGAACga TTTGCGGCGCACGTATCGAGCTACTACCCAGTGCTCTGTGAAATAACTTGCTTCGACCTCAAGCCGGAGCTGCGGTCGGTGCTCAGACGAGTATTCATTCGCATCGGACCAGTTTTCAATATTATCTCTAACACGCAATAA